In Eubalaena glacialis isolate mEubGla1 chromosome 4, mEubGla1.1.hap2.+ XY, whole genome shotgun sequence, the genomic window CCTCTAAGCAGCTGTCTCTGTGTTGGGTTGTGCCTGAGTCCATCTGCCTGTCCCAAGTCGGGCCCCACCCAAGCCCACACTCCCTCCATCCCAGCTCAGACACCCACACCATCCTATACTCCCCATGGGAacagaattctctctctcttccctttccctctctctctctctctctctctctctctctctctcccccccccaccccccgccccgaccCTCCAAACAACCTGCCAAAGtgcggtgggtggggggaggcttCCGCTGGCCCATGTGTGATACTCCCCTCCCCAAGGGCTACCCTCAGCTCCTGAGAGCAGGAAGAGGTACAGTGATATCTTCCGGAGCCTGGACAACCTCGAGATCTCACTCGGGAACGTGTGAGTCTGTGCCTGAGTAACCCCAAATTCCACCAGGATCCCCCAAATCCCTAACCATTTAGGTGCCTGAAACCCCATTAGGAACCTGCAACTTCTGGATCCTCAAAACACCTGAATATACCAAAATTCAACCCCCCAAATCCACCTGAAATCCCCAAAGTGATCCTAGGGCCCCCATGTATCCTTCTTGTGACCTTTGTGACCCCTTAAAACATTTGAGAGCTTTATAATCCCACTCTGAACCCCAAAGTTACCTGGGATCCTTCAAATTCTATCTCAAGTCCCATAAAAAAAAGCTCACCTACTTTCCCCCCTAAAGCCCCATCCCTCAGGACTCCCAGATACAATAGATGTCACAGAGGTGATATCTAGGACCATCCCCAAACTGCCCTGGGGCCCCCAGCACCCCTAGGTGGGACAGACTGGGTGGAGGGTGGCATCCTGACACCCTTACCTCCCAGGACCCTTGAGATGCTGGCTGGAGACCCTGTGCTTTCAGGAGACCCAGAACCTGACAAGACCCCCACAGCCACTTTGGTGAGGGACGGGACCaaggggacagggaggaggggaCCTTGGAGGAGGGGGATCTGAGGAAGGTGGAGCCCCTGCCCTGCTTGTTCCTGAAtgctgtctccctcccactcagaCGAGTGAAACCAACCGTTGGAGTGGTCCCTCCCCAGAGGATCCTGCACCCCTTACAGGTAGGGGGGCTTTGAGGCCAGGGGAGTAGTGGGGGCAGAAAGGAGTCTTTCCATCATCAACTGCCTGTTCCATGCACCAGGGACACGGCAATGCACACAACAGATCTGAACCCCTGTACTCAGGGAGCCCCCAGTCTGAGTGGAGAATCAGTGTAAAACAACCTGGACAAATGAAAACAAGGGGGTGTTTGGGGAAGCCATAGGGTGTAGAACAGGGTCCACTGGTCTGGTTTGAgggctcagggaaggcttccaCGGGAGGGTTCAGAGGTCAGAGGTCCAACCGTCTGCCTCAGGGGAGGAACTGGACTTGCGGCTCATTCGGACCAAGGGGGGTGTGGATGCAGCCCTGGAGTATGCTAAGACCTGGAGCCGCTACGCCAAGGAGCTGCTGGCCTGGACTGAGAAGAGAGCCAGCCATGGTGAGGACCCCTCCTACCGggtcccaggccctgcccagacCCTGCAGCGCTCACACCCTGCCTGACTCAGACCCCTGTTGTCTGCCCCCAGAGATGGAGTTTGCCAAAAGCATCATGAAGATTGCTGAGGCTGGAAAGGTGTCCATCCACCAGCAGGTAGCCATGAGCACACTCCCTCCAGAGCCCAATCCCTCCAGAACCCCAGCCAGATACCCCTAGATCCTTAGCATCCTCCAACACCAGCcggcctctccccaccctcagagCCACATGCCACTGCAGTACATCTACACCCTGTTTCTGGAGCACGACCTCAGCCTGGGAGCCCTGGCCATGGAGACAGTGGCCCAGCAGAAAAGAGACTACTACCAGGTGAGGGGGCCCTTCATGCATTATTCCATCCACAACCACCTGGAGGAAGGCACCGTTACCATCAGCACCATTTgctgatgaggaagctgagacccagGGATGctgaggaacttgcccaaggttacccaGCAGAGATTCGAACCAGGCTTCCTGTGCTATTGCAAAACCGTGCTTTTGTTCTTCTGCGGGCCACGGGGCGAGGTGCCAAGTGTGCCCAGGAAGAGAGCCTTGGCATCTTTGGGTCCAGGCACAAAGGATGGAGGTGACCACTGAGACTCTTTCTGGAGACAccgggctgggggagggcagaggtcTTCTGGGTGAGAAGATCCAGGAGAGAGAGAGTGCAGACCCAGAAAAGGGTCCAGAGGATGAAAGACATGTGGCCCCAGTGAATGGAATGATCGAGTAGCCCTGAGGCAGCATCCCCATTCCCCatccttcccagcccctggctgcCAAACGGACTGAGATTGAGAAGTGGCGGAAGGAGTTTAAAGAACAGTGGATTAAAGAGCAGAAGCGGATGGTAAGGTctagggtggggggctggggaagcgggctgggggaggagatgaAGAAGCAGTGACCGCGTCCCTCCTCCGCCCACAGAACGAGGCGGTGCAGGCACTGCGGCGGGCCCAGCTCCAGTATGTGCAGCGCAGCGAGGACCTCCGGGTGCGCTCCCAGGCGTCCCCCGAAGACCCGGCCCCCCAGGCCCAGCCGGGACCCAACAAGCAGCAGGAGCGGCGGCGGCGCTCGCGAGAGGAGGCCCAGGCCAAGGTGGGGACTCGGCCCCGTGCCCCGCTGTGCTTCGGCGCCCCCGGTCCCACGATCTGTCCCACACACGCTCCCTGCGTTGGTCCCTCCAGGCGCAGGAGGCCGAGGCGCTGTACCAGGCCTGCGTCCGCGAGGCCAATGTGCGGCAGCAGGACCTGGAGGCCGCCAAGCAGCGGATCGTATCACACGTGCGCAAACTGGTGCTGCAGGGGGACGAAGTGCTGAGGCGGGTGAGACCCTAACCCGACGGCTGCCCACCACACTCATTCGCCCCGGCTGGGCGCCCCCTGCCCCTAAACCGCCTCCAGGGCACCAGGACCCGCTCCCTCTCGCTGGACAGCCAGTTCCCGCCCCCAGACCCTGACTGCACTTCCCCCTCGGCCCCCTCCCAGGGGGTCCTACCCCCAAGATGACCCACCCTGGTTCTGACCACACCCCCAACCCCAGCTGCGCGCTCCTGTCCCTAAGCCGCCTCCCActgcccggccccgcccccaagCCTGGACCGAGCTGGTATCTCTCAGGGTCAGGCCACgccccaggctcccaggcccaGCCCCTCTCTCACCTGAGGCCTCCGCCCCACAGGTGACCCTGGGATTGTTCGGGCTGCGAGGGGCTCAGGCAGAACGCGGCCCCCGCGCCTTCGCCGCCCTGGCCGAGTGCTGCGCGCCCTTTGAGCCGGGCCAGCGATACCAGGAGTTCGTGAGGGCGCTGCGGCCCGACGCCCCGCCGCCCCTGCCACCAGCCTTCTCTTTCCAGGAGTTCACGCACAGGTGGGTCCCCAGGAGCGGGGTCAGGTAGGAGCCAAGCAGGTGGGTGGGGTTGTCCCAGACGTGGGAGAGTTGGGAATCTGGGGTTACTGCACTGGGGGCCACGATGCTCATGGCCATAAGGGCTTGCAGACCCAAGTACCTGGAGTTGGGGCCTAAAAGGGATGCCAGGGTGATGTCATCCCAGGCCAGTTTCCTGGTTATCAGAGCCCTCAAACCTCTCCTTTCAGTTCCCCTCTGGACACAAGAAAGAAGCTCTCTGGAGCCCCACCTCCACCGCTGGATGAGAGTGCAGCTGAGCCAGGCCCTTGGGAGGACACTGGCACAGGCTGGCAGGGTGAGTGCCGTGAAGGGCAGGCAGGAGTGGTGCTGGGGCAGGAGGCCCTACCTAACTGACCTGTCCCCTCCTAGGAACTCTGGGCCCCACTCTGGCCAGTGATGTGGACAGCATGGGTGGTGGCAGCGAGTCTCGGTCCCAGGACTCTCCCACTTCCAGCCCAGGTGGGAccatcctccagcccctggccagGCTCTGACCCTCAATCTCAAACCCATTCTTTGACCTCTGACCTACCCTGCAACCCTGACCTATTTTCTCAGCCTCTGACCTGTTCTCTTGATGCAACTTCTGAACCACCCCCCAGGTTCTTCAACCCCTAACTCCTGACCTGTCTGACCCACCCCCTCCTGACCTCTGACCCTTTCCCCAAGGGCATCTGTGGGTGGTTTTGGAAGGCCGAAAACCAGGAATGTTTCCTTAGCCTTGGAGCCTCCCCATGACCTCTGTAACCCCCAACCTCTGTAACCCTCTGACTCCAGGCTCTGGCACGAGGCGGCTGGTGAAGGTCTCGTCCACAGGCACTGAATCTTCAGATGACTTTGAGGAGCGAGACCCTGGTGAGGCTGGAAGcaggtaggggtggggtgggggtggactgGGCACTCCTGACCCTGTCTCCCTGCAGACCTGGGAGATGGGCTGGAGAACGGGCCAGGCACCCCGTTCAAGAAGTGGACACTGTCCAATGCGGCCCAGACCCACCGGTTGCGGCGGCTGCGGGGCCCAGCCAAGTGCCGAGAGTGCGAGGCTTTCATGGTCAGCGGAACCGAGTGCGAGGAGGTGTGGCCTGGGCCGATGACCTAATGACCTCTGCTGAACCCCAGTGACCTCTCTGACCCCAGGCATCTCTCTGACCTGAGATTCCCTAAGACCTTCCCACCCCTGGGACCTGCCCTGATCTGATGATCTCCTATGAGCCCCCTGCTCCCTGAGGATCCCTATGACCTTCTCTTCCCCCACTGACCCCCGATGACCTCCCTGACCCTGTGACCTTTCCCTCAGTGCTTTCTGACCTGCCACAAGCGCTGCCTCGAGACTCTACTGATCCTTTGCGGACATAAGCGGCTCCCAGCCCGGACCCCCCTCTTTGGGGTCAACTTCCTGCAACTGCCCAGGGACTTCCCGGAGGAGGTGCCCCTTGTGATCACCAGGTGCACCACTGAGATAGAACAGCGCGCCCTGAGTGTGCAGGTGCCGCCTTGACCCTTGACCCTTGACCACCCCCAAGAGTGAGTGACCCAGCCCTCTCAATGGCCAGATTGCAAgccagctgtccaactttccacCCCTGCCCTTCAGGGCATTTATAGGGTCAGCGGGTCCCGGGTCCGCGTGGAACGGCTGTGCCAGGCTTTTGAGAACGGCCGAGCTTTGGTTGACCTGTCAGGGAACTCGCCTCACGACGTCTCGAGTGTTCTCAAGCGATTCCTCCAGGAGGTGGGTGCTCAGCAGCTCAGGAGTCAGAGGCCGGGTGGGCTCAGACTGAGGACCCTCTGCAGCCCACCCACACCCATGTCCCCCCTGCCATTCCACCCCCAGCTCACTGACCCCGTGGTCCCCTTCCACCTCTACGACGCCTTCATCTCTCTGGCTAAGACCCTGCATGCAGACCCTGGGCACGACCCTgggacccccagccccagccctgaggTTATCCGCTCGCTGAAGACCCTCTTGGTGCAGCTGCCTGACTCTAACTACAACACCCTGCGGCACCTGGTGGCCCATCTATTCAGGTGTGCACTGTCCTTGACCTTGACACGTGACTTCTGACCTGAGGCACGGATCCAGGACTCCTTCCTTGGACATGTGACCACTGACCCCTGACACTGACCTCTGGCCTTTGAATGTGTTTTCTGAGCTCTGAAACTTAATACATGACTCCTGACTTTGGATGCTGACCCCTGACCCCCATCACCAGGCATGTGGCTCCTGGTCGTACACAATGACTGGGACCACTTACCCATGACTTGGGCAAGTCGCCACTAGCCTGGCTTGCAGATCCTACCCGATGACCAATAACCATACCCTCTGTGCCCTGACCCTTCTCCTCACACTGTCCCCAGGGTGGCTGCACAGTATGAGGAGAACAAGATGTCTGCCAACAACCTGGGCATTGTGTTTGGGCCGACACTGTTGCGGCTGCCGGACGGTCCAGGGGTAGCCAGCGCCGGCCCTGTCACCTGCCTGCTAGACTCCGTGCACCAGGCCCAGCTCATCGAGTTCCTCATTGTACACTATGAGCAGATCTTCGGGATTGATGACCTCCTCCTGGCCACTGAGCCCCTGCCCCGagaccccagcccaccccctACGACCCTCCCAAccagcccccagccaccacactcACAACCTGCCCTGGACGCCCTGCCCATATCCCTAGCCTCGGACCCCAACCCAGACACCATGCCCCTTAGTGCCCTGGAGAAGCATCCCGAGACCACGCCCACAGAGGTAGGAACCTGCTGGGCCCACAGACATGGGGAGAGCCTTCTCTCCATTTAatcctctcactctctctcctgtcttcctcccttcctttcctttgaaaattttctatttcattccctttctcctttccttattTACCCTGCACTCATTCTGAAAGGAAAGGTAAGGAATGGAGTGGTGGGAAATAATGGAGTAACAACAGGGTAGAGCCTTGCAGAGATACTAACATGAAtaccattcattccttcaacagaatatttattgaacacctactatgtgccaagtgttgttctaggcattgttctaggcatCAGTTAGCAAAATATTCAAAGACTCCATCCTCTTGGTTGCCTACCTTCTAGTGGGAAAGAAACCAACAATAAGTAAGAAATATGATACAAAGTCAGTTATACAGGATGTTACAAGGTGATGAATActgtagaaaaaagaaagggtagGGTGAAGTAGGGGACATCAAGGGCACCAAGGTGAGAGGTGGTGGGCAGTTTGTAGCAGTAAATAGGATGCTGTGAGTGGGTCTCATGGAGAAGATGGGTTTGAGCAAAGACTGGAAGGATGTGAGGGGGGAGTAAGCCAGGTGGAGATCAGGGGAAGggtgttccaggcaaagggaacagccagtacaaaggccctgaggtgggaccaTGCCTGGTGTGTTCAGGGCACAGCCCCATGCTGTAATGAATGAGTGAGGGGAAGGTGGAAGGAAGTAAGGCCAAAGAGGGGTGTGCAAGCCTCCATTGACTGCACGCCTACAATGCAGGGGTGCTTGCATAGTAATTGCCCTAAGAGGTAAATACTGTTAATGAAAaccatttacagatgagactcTTAGGGGAGGCTTCCTGACCCTCAGATCCTGATACACTCACCATTCCCGAGAGCTAGGATCTCTCCTGCAGCACCCCAGAGCTGGGAAAGCTGCTGCTGGTGAGGTGTGGGACTCTGAGAACTGGAATACCTCAGAAAGTGCTCAGGACACAGAGAAAGAATTCCAACTGCTATTAGCATTTAGCTAAAGGATGAACTAAAAGATATTCAGATAAGCTAAAAAGCAGGCCTGAAATTGCAGAAAGTAGAGCAGGATGAAGACCGGTAGTTCACCCATTCCTAATGCAGAGAAGGCTGTCACTTTCCAGGCTGGTCCTCCGTTGAACAAAGGCattcctgccctcacagagcccaCAGTTGAGATTAATGACAATGCTCTTCACAGGAGGACAAGCAGTACACTCTCAAGGGCATCATCTCTCCCCAGATATCAAAACTGCAAGGGAACTTTTGCATGTCTACGAGTCTCGAAGAACTGGCATTTTATTGCTGGAGGTCGCATTCTTGGGTTTCTTCTTGCAGATTCCAACTCTGCAGAGGGACCAGGAAGAGGAAGTAACCAAAGACACCAAAAATGAGGGAGAGGAAGGTGAGTGTGTTGTGGGGTAGCCCAGGGGTTCTGGGGTTGCCCCTGCCTTGGGGTAGCTTGGCTGAGTGATGACAATGGGGGGGGTGTATCCAGAGGACTTAGGGGTGCTCAGCATTGACCACCCTATCCCACAGTGTCCAGCCAAGGCCCTGAGGACTCACCCCTGGGGACACAGTCCCGTGGCCACTTCAGCCGCCAGCCAGTGAAGTATCCCCGGGGGGGTGTACGGCCTGTCACCCACCAGCTGTCCTGCTTGGCCCTGGTGGCTTCCAAATTGTGCGAGGAGACCCCTGTCACATCAGTGCCCCAAGGGAGCTTGCGGAGGCCAAGACCCGGCCCTGCCGCCACCTCCCGTGAGGGCAGCCCTCTGCGCCGCACCCCACTGCCCAAGCATTTTGAGATCACGCAGGAGACGGCCCGGCTACTCTCCAAGCTGCACAACGAGTCTGTGCCCAAGGCCACCTGCTGCCCAGGCACCCAGCCTGAGGAAGCTGAGGACCATTTCTGACTATCCCAGCACTCTGACCAAGAAGCCCAGGACTGAGAAGATGGGCCCAACATCCCAGGAGTTCAATGTTGGGGTGTCTGGGGAGTTCCTATGGGGAAAGACTACATGGCCTAGGGGAGaactaaaaccccttcagcagcAATGTACCAggatccccccccccccactagaCACAGGTCAATGTCAAGCGACAGGGCCACTCAGGTTCAGAGGTCACTCAGGGTCAATACAGATCATGGGATCCTTGAGGTCCACCCTAGTCTCTGACCCCTGGGATAGGGGTGCTTTTTGCTACTTTGGTTGTTGCCACTCCCCCATCTCTGTCTGCCTCCTTAGCTGATCCCAAGTGACCAGATATATTGGAGGGTGTGGGCAACCCAGACTCAACATCCTGCCTGGGGTCTGGTGGCCTCTGAATAAACTGTGTCCTTTATACCCTTGAGTGTCTTTCTTTGCCAGGGAAGGGTGACAGGAGAGAGGTCGGTGAGGCAGCATCCTTTCGCCCCATTTTACCGACCACGGAAACCAAAGCCCCCTTTCTTTCATCTCAGAACACCCCTGAGCACCTACATGCAGTAGAGGCTGGGCCTGGGCACCTGGCTGAGTCACACCGGGCCGGCCCTCCCGGAGCTCAGCGTGCGATCCGGTCCTGCACAATCAAACAAACATAACTAAGTGCAGATAACCGAGACAATGGGGCTGTGTGCTCTGGGCCGTGGGAGTCCAGGGCCGCCACAGGCGTGGGCCGGGCAGGGAACAGCGCTGCCGGGGGCGGGATTTCGAGAAACCTGAGTGCGGCCGGAGAGTCAGCTGG contains:
- the GMIP gene encoding GEM-interacting protein yields the protein MDSTEPGLPSAPESRKRYSDIFRSLDNLEISLGNVTLEMLAGDPVLSGDPEPDKTPTATLTSETNRWSGPSPEDPAPLTGEELDLRLIRTKGGVDAALEYAKTWSRYAKELLAWTEKRASHEMEFAKSIMKIAEAGKVSIHQQSHMPLQYIYTLFLEHDLSLGALAMETVAQQKRDYYQPLAAKRTEIEKWRKEFKEQWIKEQKRMNEAVQALRRAQLQYVQRSEDLRVRSQASPEDPAPQAQPGPNKQQERRRRSREEAQAKAQEAEALYQACVREANVRQQDLEAAKQRIVSHVRKLVLQGDEVLRRVTLGLFGLRGAQAERGPRAFAALAECCAPFEPGQRYQEFVRALRPDAPPPLPPAFSFQEFTHSSPLDTRKKLSGAPPPPLDESAAEPGPWEDTGTGWQGTLGPTLASDVDSMGGGSESRSQDSPTSSPGSGTRRLVKVSSTGTESSDDFEERDPDLGDGLENGPGTPFKKWTLSNAAQTHRLRRLRGPAKCRECEAFMVSGTECEECFLTCHKRCLETLLILCGHKRLPARTPLFGVNFLQLPRDFPEEVPLVITRCTTEIEQRALSVQGIYRVSGSRVRVERLCQAFENGRALVDLSGNSPHDVSSVLKRFLQELTDPVVPFHLYDAFISLAKTLHADPGHDPGTPSPSPEVIRSLKTLLVQLPDSNYNTLRHLVAHLFRVAAQYEENKMSANNLGIVFGPTLLRLPDGPGVASAGPVTCLLDSVHQAQLIEFLIVHYEQIFGIDDLLLATEPLPRDPSPPPTTLPTSPQPPHSQPALDALPISLASDPNPDTMPLSALEKHPETTPTEIPTLQRDQEEEVTKDTKNEGEEVSSQGPEDSPLGTQSRGHFSRQPVKYPRGGVRPVTHQLSCLALVASKLCEETPVTSVPQGSLRRPRPGPAATSREGSPLRRTPLPKHFEITQETARLLSKLHNESVPKATCCPGTQPEEAEDHF